Proteins co-encoded in one Papaver somniferum cultivar HN1 chromosome 5, ASM357369v1, whole genome shotgun sequence genomic window:
- the LOC113281740 gene encoding uncharacterized protein LOC113281740 isoform X2 — translation MGRWGVPSNLLKTLILKTSPFNSFCSNHQLTHQLPLISGIGKKQFFINSFRFLSANPCPSSDVYDQDFVSGDSDFKSRYGVESKEQQEKENDDEEERGKIPVKAYFLSTSINLKSMQAENSRYVLPATSRSTNFITLRYCNFPSETTIKESGNGYSCMVVFHYGSAVLFNVEDQEVDNYLDIVRRHASGLLREMRKDDYAVKEKPELEEDMQGGPDHIVLKHLDADGIRVIGSVLGQSIALDYFVSQVDGLVEQFTHINRSMEKTGTFTMKRKKLFQLVGKANSHLADVILKVGLFDRSEIAWRDAKCAQILEYLREEYEVTQRFGNLDFKLKFVEHNIHFFQEVLQNRRSDLLEWCIIFLLSMENVLSIYELIRESATP, via the exons ATGGGGAGATGGGGAGTTCCTTCAAATCTccttaaaaccctaatcttaaagACCTCACCTTTTAATTCATTCTGTTCCAATCATCAACTAACTCATCAACTACCGTTAATTTCAGGAATTGGAAAAAAGCAATTTTTTATCAATAGTTTTAGATTTCTATCTGCTAATCCTTGTCCAAGTAGCGATGTATATGACCAAGATTTTGTTAGTGGGGATTCTGATTTTAAGTCGAGGTATGGTGTGGaatcaaaggaacaacaagaaaaagaaaatgatgaCGAGGAAGAACGAGGAAAAATTCCAGTAAAAGCTTATTTTCTTTCTACCAG TATAAATTTGAAAAGCATGCAAGCTGAGAATTCAAGATATGTCCTTCCTGCTACTTCTCGCTCGACGAATTTTATCACACTCAGATATTGCAATTTCCCTTCAGAAACTACT ATTAAAGAAAGTGGAAACGGCTATAGCTGCATGGTTGTTTTCCATTATGGATCTGCAGTTTTATTTAACGTTGAGGATCAAGAAGTTGATAATTATCTTGATATAGTTAGAAGACATGCTTCCGGATTGCTTCGAGAGATGAGAAAGGATG ATTATGCTGTAAAAGAAAAGCCAGAGCTGGAGGAGGACATGCAAGGAGGTCCTGACCATATTGTTCTTAAACATTTAGATGCTGATGGCATACGTGTTATTGGAAGCGTGCTTGGTCAAAGTATTGCCCTTGATTATTTTGTTTCACAG GTTGATGGATTAGTTGAGCAATTTACCCATATAAATCGAAGTATGGAAAAGACTGGTACCTTCACTATGAAAAGGAAGAAGCTTTTTCAGCTTGTAGGGAAGGCAAATTCACATCTTGCGGATGTCATTCTGAAAGTAGGTCTTTTTGATAG ATCAGAAATTGCTTGGCGAGATGCGAAGTGTGCCCAAATACTGGAATACTTGCGAGAGGAGTATGAAGTCACACAACGATTTGGCAACCTTGATTTCAAATTGAAGTTTGTCGAG CATAACATCCACTTTTTTCAAGAAGTTCTACAAAACAGAAGATCGGACCTCCTAGAGTGGTGCATCATTTTTTTATTAAGCATGGAAAATGTATTATCAATATATGAACTTATTCGTGAGTCTGCAACTCCATAG
- the LOC113277472 gene encoding cell division topological specificity factor homolog, chloroplastic-like, translating into MATSGNFRVQSNPLRSYRSTSKVGFNTSLTGKSGVLKIVSRPPQSFRITGENKVSPEPIVPQAENLLLGAINMSFSERLNLAWKVLFPSVQPARRKNSNAYIAKQRLKMVLFSDQCEVSDKAKEKIISKIICVLSDFVIIDSQDKVQLSVSTDPELGTFYSVTVPV; encoded by the exons ATGGCGACTTCAGGAAATTTTAGGGTTCAGTCAAATCCACTACGAAGTTATCGTTCAACTTCTAAG GTAGGGTTCAATACTTCTCTCACTGGAAAATCAGGCGTACTTAAGATCGTTTCCCGACCGCCACAGTCATTTCGGATCACGGGAGAAAACAAGGTCTCCCCAGAACCCATAGTTCCACAAGCAGAAAATTTGCTTCTCGGAGCGATTAACATGAGCTTCTCAGAGCGTTTAAACTTAGCGTGGAAGGTTTTATTCCCATCGGTTCAACCAGCAAGAAGAAAGAACTCCAACGCATACATTGCCAAGCAGCGTTTGAAAATGGTACTTTTTTCGGATCAATGTGAAGTAAGCGATAAAGCAAAGGAGAAGATCATCAGCAAAATCATCTGTGTATTATCTGATTTTGTGATTATAGATTCACAAGATAAAGTTCAGCTTAGTGTTTCAACAGATCCCGAGCTTGGAACTTTTTACTCGGTTACCGTGCCTGTTTGA
- the LOC113281738 gene encoding eukaryotic translation initiation factor 5A, giving the protein MSDEEHHFESKADSGASKTYPQQAGTIRKNGHIVIKGRACKVVEVSTSKTGKHGHAKCHFVAIDIFNGKKLEDIVPSSHNCDIPHVNRTDYQLIDISEDGFVSLLTDNGGTKDDLKLPTDDVVLTQIKEGFAEGKDLVLSVMSAMGEEQICAVKDISGSK; this is encoded by the exons atgtcTGACGAAGAGCATCATTTCGAATCAAAAGCCGATTCAGGAGCTTCAAAGACTTACCCTCAACAAGCTGGTACCATCCGTAAGAACGGACATATCGTTATCAAGGGCAGAGCCTGCAAG GTTGTTGAAGTTTCAACCTCCAAAACTGGCAAGCACGGTCATGCTAAGTGTCACTTTGTCGCAATTGATATTTTCAACGGCAAGAAGCTTGAAGATATTGTGCCATCTTCCCACAATTGTGAC ATTCCACATGTTAACCGTACTGATTACCAGTTGATTGATATCTCTGAGGATGGATTTGTGAGTCTCCTCACTGATAATGGTGGCACCAAGGATGATTTGAAGCTACCCACTGATGATGTCGTTCTCACCCag ATCAAAGAAGGTTTTGCAGAGGGAAAAGACCTTGTGTTGTCTGTTATGTCTGCCATGGGAGAGGAGCAGATCTGTGCTGTCAAGGACATTTCTGGATCCAAATAG
- the LOC113281740 gene encoding uncharacterized protein LOC113281740 isoform X1, with translation MGRWGVPSNLLKTLILKTSPFNSFCSNHQLTHQLPLISGIGKKQFFINSFRFLSANPCPSSDVYDQDFVSGDSDFKSRYGVESKEQQEKENDDEEERGKIPVKAYFLSTSINLKSMQAENSRYVLPATSRSTNFITLRYCNFPSETTGVQIKESGNGYSCMVVFHYGSAVLFNVEDQEVDNYLDIVRRHASGLLREMRKDDYAVKEKPELEEDMQGGPDHIVLKHLDADGIRVIGSVLGQSIALDYFVSQVDGLVEQFTHINRSMEKTGTFTMKRKKLFQLVGKANSHLADVILKVGLFDRSEIAWRDAKCAQILEYLREEYEVTQRFGNLDFKLKFVEHNIHFFQEVLQNRRSDLLEWCIIFLLSMENVLSIYELIRESATP, from the exons ATGGGGAGATGGGGAGTTCCTTCAAATCTccttaaaaccctaatcttaaagACCTCACCTTTTAATTCATTCTGTTCCAATCATCAACTAACTCATCAACTACCGTTAATTTCAGGAATTGGAAAAAAGCAATTTTTTATCAATAGTTTTAGATTTCTATCTGCTAATCCTTGTCCAAGTAGCGATGTATATGACCAAGATTTTGTTAGTGGGGATTCTGATTTTAAGTCGAGGTATGGTGTGGaatcaaaggaacaacaagaaaaagaaaatgatgaCGAGGAAGAACGAGGAAAAATTCCAGTAAAAGCTTATTTTCTTTCTACCAG TATAAATTTGAAAAGCATGCAAGCTGAGAATTCAAGATATGTCCTTCCTGCTACTTCTCGCTCGACGAATTTTATCACACTCAGATATTGCAATTTCCCTTCAGAAACTACT GGCGTCCAGATTAAAGAAAGTGGAAACGGCTATAGCTGCATGGTTGTTTTCCATTATGGATCTGCAGTTTTATTTAACGTTGAGGATCAAGAAGTTGATAATTATCTTGATATAGTTAGAAGACATGCTTCCGGATTGCTTCGAGAGATGAGAAAGGATG ATTATGCTGTAAAAGAAAAGCCAGAGCTGGAGGAGGACATGCAAGGAGGTCCTGACCATATTGTTCTTAAACATTTAGATGCTGATGGCATACGTGTTATTGGAAGCGTGCTTGGTCAAAGTATTGCCCTTGATTATTTTGTTTCACAG GTTGATGGATTAGTTGAGCAATTTACCCATATAAATCGAAGTATGGAAAAGACTGGTACCTTCACTATGAAAAGGAAGAAGCTTTTTCAGCTTGTAGGGAAGGCAAATTCACATCTTGCGGATGTCATTCTGAAAGTAGGTCTTTTTGATAG ATCAGAAATTGCTTGGCGAGATGCGAAGTGTGCCCAAATACTGGAATACTTGCGAGAGGAGTATGAAGTCACACAACGATTTGGCAACCTTGATTTCAAATTGAAGTTTGTCGAG CATAACATCCACTTTTTTCAAGAAGTTCTACAAAACAGAAGATCGGACCTCCTAGAGTGGTGCATCATTTTTTTATTAAGCATGGAAAATGTATTATCAATATATGAACTTATTCGTGAGTCTGCAACTCCATAG